Within the Trichoderma breve strain T069 chromosome 3, whole genome shotgun sequence genome, the region GAGCCCTAGAAGCGAGTATAGAACCCATAGCCCCATAGCCAAGCATGCTAGATGTCTCGATTGTCTGTAGCGCATCTATCTCATCACTGCGACGTTCAACGATATTTGCAAACTCGAGAAGGATCTCCCGTCGGTATATGTAGCTTGAAGTGCTCCATGCTGGGAatgcggctgcggctgcttcgACTGCTGCCTTGGCGTCATTTGCATCAGCACATTGGGCGTAATGCACGACGTTGCCCTCTGCTGCATTGATGACCTCGATAGCTCGCTCTTGTACGATGGGGAGCGCTCGACCATTGATCCAGAGGGTCACAATATGTTGTCCTTGCTCTTCAACGACTAGAGACATGCTGATTCGAATAAAGTTCTTCAGTAAGGATGATGGTTTGTAAGGATATATAATAAGAAGGGGAAAATGATATCGTACAGGTTAACAGACTTGTATTCCTGCGAGCCGAATACAGCTTGAAAGGCGCCCTTATATACCCCAtcgtcttccttctctcgGTAAACTCCTCGTCTGAG harbors:
- a CDS encoding aldehyde dehydrogenase family domain-containing protein — its product is MSLVVEEQGQHIVTLWINGRALPIVQERAIEVINAAEGNVVHYAQCADANDAKAAVEAAAAAFPAWSTSSYIYRREILLEFANIVERRSDEIDALQTIETSSMLGYGAMGSILASRALREIASSISRVLTGEIPPSEDDQRAFVMKQAIGPVLLISPWNNPLILGSRSIGAALAAGCTVVLKASELSPKTYCLVH